A region from the Bacteroidota bacterium genome encodes:
- the atpH gene encoding ATP synthase F1 subunit delta translates to MIEIKLGDRYANSILVLAQERGQVERVREDFQLIQKVCRSNPDFVNMLESPLIKSDKKQHILDAIFGKSFCDITQTLIEIIVRKRREGYLDDIADRYLFQYDKLNNITRGILRSAAPLTADQIAKIKQLVEKEFKTSFEIVHEIDPSLLGGFVLNIGDRQFDASISTRLRALKNEFDSNPYVKQV, encoded by the coding sequence ATGATTGAGATCAAATTAGGAGACCGTTACGCCAACTCGATCCTCGTGCTCGCACAAGAGCGCGGACAGGTCGAGCGTGTGCGTGAGGATTTCCAACTGATCCAGAAGGTTTGCCGCAGCAACCCTGACTTTGTGAACATGCTGGAAAGCCCGCTCATCAAGTCAGACAAGAAGCAGCACATTCTGGACGCCATTTTTGGCAAAAGCTTCTGCGACATCACGCAGACACTCATTGAAATCATCGTGCGCAAGCGCCGCGAAGGTTATTTGGACGATATCGCCGATCGCTATCTGTTCCAATATGACAAGCTCAACAATATCACCCGTGGTATTTTGCGCTCCGCCGCTCCGCTCACTGCTGATCAGATTGCAAAAATCAAGCAGCTCGTCGAGAAGGAATTCAAGACTAGCTTTGAGATTGTGCATGAGATCGACCCTTCGTTGCTTGGTGGTTTTGTGCTCAACATTGGCGACCGTCAATTTGATGCCAGTATCTCCACGCGCCTTCGTGCGCTGAAAAATGAATTTGACAGTAATCCCTACGTTAAACAGGTATAA
- a CDS encoding F0F1 ATP synthase subunit alpha: MVEVRPDEVSAILRQQLSGFKTEAELQEVGTVLQIGDGIARIYGLSKVQAGELIEFQNGLRGMVLNLEEDNVGAVLFGESEGIKEGDTVKRTGRIASLPVGEGMIGRVVNPLGETIDGKGPMGGEFFDSPFERKAPGVIYRQPVAQPLQTGIKAIDSMIPIGRGQRELIIGDRQTGKTAVAIDTIVNQKEFYEKGEPVFCIYVACGQKGSTIAQVVKALEKAGAMAYTVVVAAPASAPAPLQYFAPFAGAAIGEYFRDSGRHALVIFDDLSKQAVAYREVSLLLRRPPGREAYPGDVFYLHSRLLERAAKIIENDTIAAAMNDLPDNFKKIVKGGGSLTALPIIETQAGDVSAYIPTNVISITDGQIFLESNLFNSGVRPAINVGISVSRVGGSAQIKPMKKVAGTLKLDLAQYRELEAFSKFGSDLDKSTMAQLERGKRLVEILKQKQLSPIRVEEQIAIIYAGTKGLLDVVPVEKIKEFERAFIEDLRLNHNDVLVELAKKGGDVGAVEKVLTDTAKSVAAIFKN; the protein is encoded by the coding sequence ATGGTAGAAGTAAGACCGGACGAAGTCTCCGCTATCCTGCGCCAACAGCTCAGCGGTTTCAAGACGGAAGCAGAATTGCAGGAAGTCGGTACCGTATTGCAAATTGGTGACGGTATCGCAAGGATATATGGCCTATCCAAAGTGCAGGCCGGCGAGTTGATCGAGTTTCAAAACGGCCTCCGTGGCATGGTGTTGAACTTGGAAGAAGACAACGTCGGAGCGGTGCTTTTTGGTGAGAGCGAAGGGATCAAAGAAGGTGACACCGTTAAGCGTACAGGCCGTATTGCCTCTTTGCCAGTCGGCGAAGGCATGATCGGTCGCGTCGTGAATCCGCTCGGCGAAACCATCGATGGCAAAGGCCCAATGGGTGGTGAATTTTTTGATTCGCCATTTGAACGCAAAGCTCCCGGTGTGATCTACCGTCAGCCAGTGGCCCAGCCGTTGCAGACGGGCATCAAGGCCATTGACTCGATGATTCCCATCGGTCGCGGTCAGCGCGAGTTGATCATCGGTGACCGTCAGACAGGTAAAACTGCTGTTGCCATCGATACCATCGTGAACCAAAAGGAGTTTTACGAAAAAGGCGAACCCGTTTTCTGTATCTACGTTGCTTGCGGCCAAAAAGGCTCTACGATCGCACAGGTGGTCAAGGCTTTGGAAAAAGCCGGCGCCATGGCCTATACCGTGGTCGTCGCTGCTCCAGCATCCGCTCCAGCACCTTTGCAATACTTTGCACCCTTTGCAGGTGCGGCCATCGGGGAGTACTTCCGCGACTCAGGCCGTCACGCATTGGTGATTTTTGACGACTTGAGCAAGCAGGCTGTCGCTTACCGCGAAGTCTCCCTCTTGCTTCGCCGTCCTCCAGGTCGCGAGGCTTATCCAGGTGACGTGTTTTACCTGCACAGCCGTCTCCTCGAGCGTGCTGCGAAAATCATCGAAAACGATACCATCGCGGCCGCAATGAACGACCTTCCTGACAACTTCAAGAAGATCGTCAAAGGCGGTGGATCCTTGACTGCGCTTCCGATCATCGAGACGCAAGCAGGTGACGTTTCGGCTTATATTCCTACCAACGTGATTTCCATCACCGACGGTCAGATTTTCTTGGAATCCAACCTCTTCAACTCAGGTGTGCGCCCTGCGATCAACGTCGGTATCTCCGTGAGCCGCGTCGGTGGTTCCGCGCAGATCAAGCCGATGAAGAAAGTTGCAGGTACCTTGAAGCTGGACCTCGCCCAATACCGCGAATTGGAGGCCTTCTCCAAGTTTGGTTCGGACCTCGACAAAAGCACCATGGCTCAGTTGGAGCGTGGCAAGCGTCTCGTCGAAATTCTGAAGCAAAAGCAACTCAGCCCGATCCGGGTCGAGGAGCAAATCGCGATCATCTACGCGGGTACCAAAGGTCTTTTGGACGTGGTGCCTGTCGAGAAGATCAAGGAATTTGAGCGTGCCTTCATCGAGGATCTGCGTTTGAACCACAACGATGTCTTGGTCGAATTGGCCAAGAAGGGTGGTGACGTCGGAGCCGTCGAAAAGGTGCTCACCGATACGGCCAAGTCTGTCGCGGCCATTTTCAAGAACTGA
- the atpG gene encoding ATP synthase F1 subunit gamma produces MANTKELRERIKSVKSTQQLTRAMKMVAAAKLKRAQDAIVQLRPYAQKLGEIMGNIAADMSDDLDSPYTKEQKPEKVLLVVITSNRGLCGAFNTNVNKGAFEVAKGVYAEQLAAGNVSVLAIGKKSFEYFKKRGFPLVGENNDVFQNLSFDTVNAVASMVMDGFVEGKWNRVDLVFNEFKNVMSQVKKHEQFLPIAGTPAPAAGGSGAETAATDYIFEPNKADILKDLIPKSLRTRFFKAVLESNAGEHGARMVAMDNATTNAEELIKQLKLAYNQARQAAITKEILEIVAGAEALASAG; encoded by the coding sequence ATGGCGAATACAAAGGAATTACGGGAACGGATCAAGAGTGTCAAAAGCACGCAACAGTTGACGCGCGCCATGAAAATGGTGGCAGCGGCCAAGTTGAAGCGTGCCCAAGATGCGATTGTTCAACTGCGTCCTTATGCCCAGAAGCTCGGTGAGATCATGGGTAATATCGCAGCAGACATGAGCGACGATCTCGACAGCCCCTACACCAAGGAGCAAAAGCCCGAAAAGGTATTGCTCGTTGTGATCACTTCCAACCGCGGTCTTTGCGGTGCCTTCAACACCAACGTGAACAAAGGCGCTTTTGAGGTTGCCAAAGGAGTCTACGCTGAGCAATTGGCAGCGGGCAATGTGTCCGTGTTGGCAATCGGCAAGAAATCCTTTGAATACTTCAAGAAGCGTGGTTTCCCCCTCGTCGGAGAAAACAATGACGTGTTCCAAAACCTGAGTTTCGACACAGTCAATGCTGTCGCTTCCATGGTGATGGATGGCTTTGTCGAAGGCAAGTGGAACCGCGTGGACCTCGTATTCAACGAGTTCAAGAATGTGATGTCGCAGGTCAAAAAGCATGAGCAGTTTCTGCCGATTGCGGGCACGCCTGCGCCCGCAGCAGGTGGCTCCGGCGCTGAGACGGCTGCGACAGACTACATCTTCGAACCCAACAAGGCCGACATCCTCAAGGACCTGATCCCTAAAAGCCTCCGTACGCGCTTTTTCAAAGCCGTATTGGAAAGCAATGCAGGCGAGCACGGTGCAAGGATGGTCGCCATGGACAATGCTACAACGAATGCAGAGGAGCTCATCAAGCAATTGAAGCTTGCCTACAACCAAGCGCGCCAAGCAGCGATCACCAAGGAAATCTTGGAAATCGTCGCCGGTGCCGAGGCTTTGGCAAGTGCGGGTTGA
- the lspA gene encoding signal peptidase II has translation MSKGKKYLIFILIIVLGVGLDQYTKHLANIHLGTYCNPEYPDFDYQKQGECNWDPDAFFSWTHIYNDGAFLSMGSTWDPTLRLILLTVVPGLLLLGVLVYFLSNDKVRTLESVVFALIAAGGLGNIIDRVMAGKVVDFMHMHFGFAGTGIFNVADLYITFGVGIYLIVAAKAYIKGAPKEPSDPEATAKG, from the coding sequence ATGTCAAAAGGCAAAAAATACCTCATCTTCATTCTGATCATCGTCTTGGGGGTCGGGCTCGATCAATACACCAAGCATTTGGCCAACATTCACTTGGGGACCTATTGCAACCCGGAATACCCTGATTTTGACTATCAGAAACAAGGGGAATGCAATTGGGATCCGGATGCGTTTTTCAGTTGGACCCATATTTACAATGATGGCGCGTTTTTGAGCATGGGTTCGACTTGGGATCCTACCCTCCGCCTGATCCTGCTCACGGTTGTGCCCGGCTTGTTGTTGTTGGGTGTATTGGTCTATTTCCTGAGCAATGACAAGGTTCGCACGCTCGAGTCCGTGGTTTTTGCGCTGATTGCAGCCGGCGGCCTGGGCAACATCATCGACCGCGTCATGGCAGGTAAAGTGGTGGACTTCATGCACATGCACTTCGGATTTGCAGGGACGGGCATTTTTAATGTCGCCGACCTCTACATCACTTTTGGCGTGGGCATATATCTCATTGTTGCCGCGAAGGCCTACATCAAGGGCGCTCCCAAGGAGCCCTCAGACCCAGAGGCAACGGCCAAAGGCTGA
- the sprA gene encoding cell surface protein SprA, with protein sequence MKIRSNLEYTGTPNEILQKIEAGNVSLPLNGSLISGGQNLFGIKTAMKFGPLMVTTVASQQKGKTQAVTATGGAQVTEFRKRGDEYDYNRHFFLGHYFRSRYEYALKGRPNINSPITITRIEVWITNNNSSSTVDNRNGVGFVDLGESEIAPYGSFPNQKGRIWNQSLIDYSSYPGNGANNLYQQINSDARYFEKATVDTALVNNLGLQNGNDFLKVENMRKLNPNEYTFHPQLGFVSLNSALQQNQVLFVAYEYRLGSQVYQVGDFTQDPGKQANDLNSNVLFLKMLKPDKVQPRSNNLPFPTWDLMMKNIYSIGGYGLSADNFRLDIIYDSRSQAGDIGYLPTGAVKNIPLIQVFGLDTLQNNNQSGPDNFFDYIDRITIIPDKGMIIFPELEPFGDHLRAKLRNVAEDVDKYVFDTLYSGTQQDAINYATDKNRYFLKGSYQGSRGSEISLNSINVAPGSVKVTANGITLQEGIDYQVDYTIGKVMILNQGVLTSGQELKVTFETNSLFGIDTKTMVGSRFDLTLSKDFQLGGTILHMNEKPLTNKIIIGDEPTANTIWGLDGIFRRDSKFLTKMVDKLPFLQTNEISTIQAQGEFAQLIPGHPRAIEVNGEKGIAYLDDFESAKTTFDLMGFRAWSLASFPGNNGNNNMFTPGPGWNAALSEGFNRGRLAWYSIDPSFYYGSTDEEFPESDLSNHYTRQVTPNEVFPNQTRITGDNLLRTFDLHYIPNQRGMYNYEADPNVLNADGTFQNPEEMWAGIQRRTSGNTDFEAANFEFIEFWMMDPFINEPNNGGQLLLDLGAISEDVLRDNVRNFENGLPGDPNDINTVDTSAWGMYPLTTPPTTSFSNEPDERPNQDVGLDGLSNTKEVDFFNGYLDALNIAFPGTPQIVQQATADPSGDDYKYFRGTDLSGQGILQRYLPFNGHEGNTPLNSTQNGYSTQGSPTPDTEDLNQNSTLNTGERYWEYKMNLTPGDMVVGKNYIVDIIPAEVNLINNTTDTVRWYQFRVPLNSGKAIGDIADFKAIEFIRMYMNGWSKEAVIRFARFQLVSTTLENCPRLYGS encoded by the coding sequence TTGAAAATCAGATCAAACCTCGAGTACACCGGCACCCCCAATGAGATTTTGCAAAAGATCGAAGCCGGTAACGTGAGCCTTCCGTTGAATGGCTCCCTGATCAGCGGTGGGCAAAACCTGTTTGGCATCAAGACCGCGATGAAATTCGGTCCATTGATGGTCACGACAGTTGCTTCGCAGCAAAAGGGTAAAACCCAAGCCGTGACCGCCACCGGCGGCGCCCAAGTCACCGAATTCCGCAAGCGTGGCGACGAATATGACTACAACCGCCACTTTTTCCTCGGTCACTACTTCCGCTCCCGCTACGAATACGCCCTCAAAGGCCGTCCAAATATCAATTCGCCGATTACCATCACGCGGATCGAGGTCTGGATTACCAACAACAACAGCTCAAGTACCGTCGACAACCGCAACGGCGTGGGCTTTGTGGACTTGGGTGAATCTGAAATTGCCCCCTACGGCAGTTTCCCCAACCAAAAAGGCCGCATCTGGAACCAAAGCCTGATCGATTATTCGAGTTACCCGGGCAATGGTGCCAACAATCTTTATCAGCAAATCAATTCCGATGCCCGCTATTTTGAAAAGGCGACGGTCGACACCGCCTTGGTCAACAATCTGGGCTTGCAAAACGGAAATGACTTCCTCAAGGTCGAAAACATGCGCAAGCTCAATCCCAATGAATACACATTCCATCCGCAGTTGGGATTTGTGAGCTTGAACAGTGCCTTGCAACAGAATCAAGTTTTGTTTGTCGCCTACGAATACCGCTTGGGTTCGCAGGTCTATCAAGTGGGTGACTTTACCCAGGATCCGGGCAAGCAGGCCAATGACCTGAACAGCAACGTGCTCTTTTTGAAAATGTTGAAGCCTGACAAGGTGCAACCGCGTTCCAACAACCTGCCGTTCCCGACCTGGGACCTGATGATGAAAAACATCTACAGCATCGGCGGTTACGGTCTTTCGGCAGACAATTTCCGGTTGGACATTATTTATGATTCACGGAGTCAGGCCGGTGACATCGGTTATTTGCCGACCGGTGCGGTCAAAAATATCCCGCTGATTCAGGTTTTTGGCTTGGACACCCTCCAAAACAACAACCAATCTGGTCCAGACAACTTTTTTGACTACATCGACCGCATCACGATCATTCCTGACAAGGGCATGATCATCTTCCCCGAATTGGAGCCTTTTGGTGATCACTTGCGGGCCAAATTGCGTAACGTGGCCGAAGACGTGGACAAGTATGTCTTTGATACCTTGTATTCGGGAACACAACAGGACGCTATCAACTATGCGACCGACAAAAACCGCTACTTTTTGAAAGGGTCCTATCAAGGAAGCCGTGGTTCCGAAATTTCCTTGAACTCGATCAACGTCGCACCGGGGTCCGTCAAGGTGACGGCAAACGGCATCACGCTCCAGGAAGGCATTGACTATCAGGTCGATTACACCATTGGTAAGGTGATGATTCTGAACCAGGGCGTGTTGACTTCGGGCCAAGAATTGAAGGTGACCTTCGAAACGAATTCCCTTTTTGGGATCGATACCAAAACGATGGTGGGTTCTCGTTTTGACCTGACGTTGAGCAAGGATTTCCAGTTGGGTGGTACGATTCTGCACATGAATGAAAAGCCGCTCACCAACAAAATCATCATTGGTGACGAGCCGACGGCCAATACCATCTGGGGTCTGGACGGAATCTTCCGGAGAGACAGCAAGTTCCTGACGAAAATGGTGGACAAGTTGCCGTTTTTGCAGACAAATGAAATTTCGACGATTCAGGCACAGGGCGAATTTGCCCAATTGATTCCTGGTCACCCGCGCGCGATCGAAGTCAATGGCGAAAAGGGAATTGCCTATTTGGATGACTTTGAAAGTGCCAAAACAACGTTTGATTTGATGGGCTTCCGGGCATGGTCATTGGCCTCCTTCCCAGGCAATAACGGCAACAACAACATGTTTACGCCCGGCCCGGGATGGAATGCTGCCTTGAGCGAAGGCTTCAACCGTGGCCGACTTGCATGGTATTCGATTGACCCGAGCTTTTACTATGGCAGTACCGACGAGGAGTTTCCTGAATCGGATTTGAGCAATCATTATACGCGTCAGGTAACTCCTAATGAGGTGTTCCCCAACCAAACGCGTATCACAGGCGACAACTTGCTGCGCACCTTTGATTTGCACTACATCCCCAATCAGCGGGGTATGTACAACTATGAAGCGGATCCCAATGTGCTGAACGCCGACGGTACTTTCCAAAATCCGGAAGAAATGTGGGCAGGTATTCAGCGGCGTACGAGCGGCAATACGGACTTTGAAGCTGCCAACTTTGAATTCATCGAATTCTGGATGATGGACCCCTTCATCAATGAACCCAACAATGGTGGGCAATTGCTGTTGGACTTGGGTGCGATCAGCGAAGATGTCTTGCGCGACAATGTGAGAAATTTCGAAAACGGCTTACCGGGCGATCCCAATGACATCAACACCGTGGACACTTCGGCTTGGGGAATGTATCCGCTGACGACGCCACCGACAACATCGTTTAGCAATGAGCCTGATGAGCGTCCCAATCAGGACGTAGGTCTTGACGGCTTGAGCAATACCAAGGAAGTCGACTTTTTCAATGGTTACCTAGATGCCTTAAATATTGCCTTCCCTGGCACGCCGCAGATTGTGCAGCAGGCCACAGCCGACCCGAGCGGTGACGACTACAAATATTTCCGTGGAACCGATCTCAGCGGGCAGGGAATCCTGCAGCGTTACCTCCCTTTTAATGGCCATGAGGGAAATACGCCACTGAATTCGACGCAGAATGGTTACAGTACACAAGGTTCTCCCACGCCCGATACGGAAGATTTGAACCAAAACAGCACCTTGAATACGGGAGAACGGTATTGGGAATACAAAATGAACCTTACCCCCGGCGACATGGTGGTGGGTAAAAACTACATCGTGGACATTATTCCAGCGGAGGTTAATCTCATCAACAATACTACCGATACGGTGCGTTGGTATCAATTCCGCGTTCCGCTCAATTCTGGCAAAGCCATCGGCGATATCGCTGACTTCAAAGCCATTGAATTCATCCGGATGTACATGAATGGTTGGAGCAAGGAGGCTGTGATTCGTTTTGCAAGATTCCAACTGGTGAGCACCACCTTGGAGAACTGCCCGCGACTATATGGGTCCTGA
- the sprA gene encoding cell surface protein SprA, translating to MGPETDTLLPDPQPGSFFNIGTVNIEENANRQPFPYVLPPGILRQQQIASTQPGLLQNEQSLVMKTCGLTDGDGRGAFKLVNYDMRSYQRLKMWVHAENVPGSAQEFQDGELRAFIRLGSDIQNNYYEYEIPLKPSDPGAADSLGIWANQFDVVLADLAIAKAERNQQNFPVINRFRYDLQDPNRPGHRVYVVGTPKTSDVKAMMVGIRNEADGKGPICAEVWVNELRLVDFDESTGWAANARATIKLADFANISLSGSIKTPGFGALEQKINNRSRETTKSIDVAGNFNMGKFFPKNWGLQLPLYLSYGERVIDPKFNPLEADVQMVNYLAEQEQEDRDSILYSLQDRRVNRSISLNNIRKVRVQQPGNSKNPPKTHLWDVENLTLSLSYNETFMSNYTTLSRIQKNHKAALGYAYNFDSKPIEPFKNAKHKNPITLFNFNPLPKTIGFNIALDRQYEENQIRQSSSFAPIAPTFMKRFMITRNYNLRWDLTKSLSFNYAAANSGRVDEPVGRITETNRDSLYNNILNFGAEQDSFGRDSLGRDKFMNFGRNMNFSQQVGLNYILPFDKFKPTSWINATVGYQGSYNWLSAPDNNLSLGNMINNSSAITANSRLNLEQLYGKVKFMKKILDEQNKGPGGTPEKPGGPKADVKPKPKVPLTEEQLAAEADSIAKAQKFAVLKKIGSQFMRLVMCVRNVDVNYTTNAATSIAGWMPSSDNFGMDYKFQYLTVDSSQTIANNRWAPGLPFVVGWQPEVWRASQVGNPAMLDNFVQNGWISNNSTLSTPFTQTWSQQLTGRTSITLLKDFKIDLNVTKNNSVNASELFHYDDTLFQHVHDNRLSTGQYSVSYIFLGTAFESNVDLSKTYLELQNVSRGVVSQRLATENQFYGDFLSRSGTTPSLVDGQYTQGYYRNSQEVLIPSFLAAYGIGKADKIGLSAFPAIPLPNWNVNYTGLGKLPSMKKHFTSIAIKHAYRGTYTVGGYTTNSRFTGDDLSGFTSNFFGVAVVPGSPSDSIYNIQSQYVIPQVAFNESFAPLAGINLNFKNGLTAGLDLKMNRNVSMSLGNQQLTETRSKDFSLSVSYRKDKLEKTLNLFGRTINLKNALNSRLEVSLRDSKTRNRKLDFEGNSDFTAGNFMLIVKPSIDYVINQKLNVRFYIEHTRNRPAISTSFPSSYTAVGFQVRFTL from the coding sequence ATGGGTCCTGAAACCGATACGCTCCTTCCTGACCCGCAGCCCGGTTCCTTCTTCAACATCGGTACGGTCAACATCGAGGAAAATGCCAACCGGCAGCCATTCCCTTATGTTTTGCCTCCCGGAATCTTGAGGCAACAGCAGATTGCAAGTACGCAGCCCGGTTTGCTGCAAAATGAGCAATCATTGGTGATGAAAACCTGCGGACTCACCGACGGCGATGGCCGTGGCGCTTTCAAGCTCGTGAATTACGACATGCGCTCTTACCAACGCCTTAAAATGTGGGTGCATGCAGAGAATGTGCCCGGTTCGGCGCAGGAGTTTCAGGATGGTGAATTGCGGGCCTTTATTCGATTGGGGTCTGATATTCAAAACAACTACTACGAATACGAAATCCCCCTAAAGCCCTCAGACCCGGGGGCGGCAGACTCCTTGGGGATATGGGCCAATCAATTTGATGTGGTACTGGCGGATTTGGCGATCGCCAAGGCGGAGCGAAATCAACAAAACTTCCCGGTCATCAACCGATTCCGATACGACTTGCAAGATCCCAATCGACCGGGGCACCGTGTCTACGTGGTGGGTACGCCCAAAACTTCCGATGTAAAGGCGATGATGGTGGGCATTCGAAATGAAGCCGATGGGAAAGGTCCGATTTGTGCAGAGGTCTGGGTGAATGAATTGCGTTTGGTGGACTTTGACGAATCCACAGGTTGGGCTGCCAATGCAAGGGCGACGATCAAATTGGCGGACTTTGCAAATATCAGCCTTTCGGGAAGCATCAAAACTCCTGGGTTTGGTGCCTTGGAGCAGAAGATCAACAACCGCAGTCGCGAAACGACCAAGAGTATTGACGTGGCGGGCAACTTCAACATGGGCAAGTTTTTCCCGAAAAACTGGGGCCTTCAGTTGCCATTGTACCTGAGCTATGGCGAACGGGTGATCGATCCGAAGTTCAACCCGTTGGAGGCCGATGTGCAGATGGTCAATTACCTTGCAGAGCAGGAGCAGGAGGACCGAGATTCGATCCTCTATTCGTTGCAAGATCGAAGGGTGAACCGAAGCATCTCGCTCAACAACATCCGCAAGGTGCGTGTGCAGCAACCTGGCAACAGCAAGAATCCGCCGAAGACGCACCTTTGGGACGTGGAGAATTTGACGCTCAGTCTCTCTTACAATGAGACTTTTATGAGCAACTACACAACGCTCTCACGCATCCAAAAGAATCACAAGGCTGCATTGGGCTATGCTTACAATTTTGATTCGAAGCCGATTGAGCCCTTTAAAAACGCGAAGCACAAGAACCCGATCACGCTGTTCAACTTCAATCCATTGCCCAAAACGATCGGGTTTAACATTGCCCTGGACAGGCAATACGAGGAGAATCAGATTCGACAGTCGTCATCATTTGCTCCCATTGCGCCGACGTTTATGAAGCGGTTCATGATTACCCGCAACTACAACCTGCGTTGGGACTTGACCAAAAGTTTGAGCTTCAACTACGCTGCCGCAAATTCGGGTAGGGTCGACGAACCTGTGGGTCGTATTACTGAGACTAACCGCGACTCATTGTACAACAACATCTTGAATTTTGGAGCTGAGCAGGATTCTTTCGGAAGGGACAGCCTTGGAAGGGATAAGTTCATGAACTTTGGCCGCAACATGAATTTCAGCCAACAAGTTGGCTTGAATTACATTTTGCCATTCGACAAGTTCAAGCCGACAAGCTGGATCAATGCAACCGTGGGTTACCAAGGCAGCTACAACTGGCTTTCCGCCCCGGACAATAACCTGAGCTTGGGCAACATGATCAACAACAGTTCGGCGATCACCGCCAACTCGCGCTTGAACCTGGAGCAGCTGTATGGCAAGGTCAAGTTCATGAAGAAGATTCTGGACGAGCAAAACAAAGGTCCAGGCGGCACGCCGGAGAAGCCTGGCGGACCAAAGGCCGATGTCAAGCCAAAGCCGAAGGTTCCGTTAACCGAGGAGCAACTTGCAGCGGAGGCTGACAGCATCGCGAAGGCACAGAAATTTGCGGTGCTCAAGAAGATCGGCAGTCAGTTCATGCGCCTTGTGATGTGCGTGCGCAACGTGGACGTGAACTATACCACGAATGCCGCAACCTCGATCGCGGGCTGGATGCCAAGTAGCGACAATTTCGGGATGGACTACAAGTTCCAATACTTGACCGTCGACAGCTCGCAGACAATTGCCAACAATCGTTGGGCACCCGGTTTGCCGTTTGTCGTGGGATGGCAACCGGAAGTTTGGCGCGCATCGCAAGTCGGCAATCCGGCCATGCTCGACAACTTCGTGCAGAATGGCTGGATCTCCAACAATTCCACCCTGTCGACGCCGTTTACACAGACGTGGTCGCAGCAACTCACCGGTCGTACGTCCATCACCTTGCTCAAGGACTTCAAAATCGACCTCAACGTGACCAAAAACAATTCGGTGAATGCTTCCGAACTGTTTCACTACGATGACACGCTGTTCCAGCACGTACACGACAACCGTCTGAGCACGGGCCAATATTCGGTTTCTTACATCTTCCTGGGTACTGCCTTTGAATCGAATGTGGACTTGAGCAAGACGTATTTGGAATTGCAGAATGTATCCCGCGGGGTGGTTTCGCAGCGTTTGGCGACGGAAAATCAATTTTACGGCGACTTTTTGTCGCGTTCCGGTACCACGCCGAGTTTGGTCGACGGCCAATACACGCAAGGCTATTACCGAAATTCGCAGGAGGTGCTGATTCCGAGTTTCTTGGCGGCTTACGGAATTGGCAAGGCAGATAAAATCGGTCTGTCTGCTTTCCCGGCGATTCCGCTTCCCAACTGGAACGTGAACTATACCGGATTGGGCAAATTGCCTTCGATGAAGAAGCACTTTACGTCGATCGCCATCAAGCATGCGTACCGCGGCACTTACACCGTCGGGGGCTACACGACCAACTCACGCTTCACGGGCGACGATCTGAGCGGCTTCACCAGCAACTTCTTCGGAGTCGCGGTGGTTCCGGGTTCACCATCTGATTCGATTTACAATATTCAGAGTCAGTATGTGATTCCACAAGTTGCTTTCAACGAGTCATTTGCACCGCTAGCGGGGATCAACCTGAATTTCAAGAATGGTTTGACGGCCGGTTTGGACTTGAAGATGAACCGCAACGTTTCGATGAGCTTGGGCAACCAACAACTCACGGAAACCCGTTCCAAGGACTTCAGCCTTTCCGTGAGCTATCGCAAAGACAAGTTGGAAAAGACACTGAATCTTTTCGGACGCACCATCAACTTGAAGAATGCCTTGAATTCGAGGTTGGAGGTTTCGTTGCGCGACAGCAAAACCCGCAACCGCAAGCTTGACTTCGAAGGGAACAGCGACTTCACAGCAGGTAACTTCATGTTGATCGTGAAGCCAAGTATCGACTACGTGATCAATCAGAAACTCAACGTGCGCTTCTACATCGAGCACACGCGCAACCGCCCGGCGATTTCTACGAGCTTCCCGAGCAGCTATACTGCGGTGGGCTTTCAGGTGAGGTTTACTTTGTAA
- the gcvH gene encoding glycine cleavage system protein GcvH: protein MSYPADLLYTKDHEWVRISGEIATVGITDFAQGELGDIVYVEVETLGESLEEHDLFGTIEAVKTVSDLFMPIGGEVVEVNSALNDTPEVVNSDPYGDGWMIKVRIAEGASRDSLMNATDYKKMIGA, encoded by the coding sequence ATGAGTTATCCAGCCGATTTGCTTTACACCAAGGACCACGAATGGGTTCGTATTTCCGGAGAAATTGCTACCGTAGGCATCACTGATTTTGCCCAAGGCGAATTGGGTGATATCGTGTATGTCGAAGTAGAAACGTTGGGCGAATCCTTGGAGGAGCATGATCTCTTTGGCACGATTGAGGCGGTGAAGACCGTTTCAGACCTGTTTATGCCGATTGGCGGCGAGGTTGTCGAAGTGAACAGTGCGCTGAACGATACCCCCGAGGTTGTCAACAGCGATCCTTATGGTGACGGCTGGATGATCAAGGTGAGAATTGCCGAAGGCGCATCCCGTGACTCGCTCATGAACGCCACTGACTACAAGAAGATGATCGGAGCCTGA